The window ATGGATACCAGTCTACCGGGTTGTGCTGATGTTGCAGCAGGTAGGGGCTGCTGCTCTGGCTTAAGCGATTGGTGGGTTTTGGGTTCATGGCTGGAGTTGCTCCCGGAGCTTTTTGATTTCATCACCTACATCTACCCGGCCGGATAGTGCCTGCAGCTTTTGCAGTGTTTTTTGTAAGAACTGCTGGTGGGCCAAAGATGTTGGGTTGAATGGCCGGTGAGCGAGCGACTGCTTCAGTGGTTCCCATTCTTTCAGGAAAGCCAGGGCCTCCTCGTCGAGCAGGGTGGCTGCAAATTTTTCCCACACGTACTGTTCGGCAGCGGGGGTAGGGTGCAGCAGGTCGGGGTTATAGAAGCGGTAATCCCGCAGGTCGTCCATCAGCAATTCGTAGCTGGGGAAATAGTATACCTCCTGAGGATACTTTTCTTTAAGCTGGTGGCACAGCACCCGCAGCATAGCCTTGCTCACAGCATTTAACTCAAGCGAATCTTTCAGGTGTCGAACAGGGCTTAGTGTCAGCACCAGCTTTAATTCAGGATTGAGTTGCCTGAGTTGTTGCCAGAGATTTTCAAGTGCCTGCAGGTTTTCCTCTATGGGCACCAGCCGTTTATTAAAGAGCTTCTGGGGCTGTTTATGGCAGTTAGCAACGCTTAGCTGAGCTGCTGGCAGCTCATAAATAAAAGAAGTGCCCAGGGTAAGCACCAGTGCCTGCCCCTGCTGCAAATACTGCTTCACCTGCAGAAGGCTCTGGTGCAGCCGCTCCTGCAGTGCTTCCTTGCTGGGGGCGTTAAAGGACGAGTGCAGCAGGTAATTGAGCCAGTGTTCCTGGTACTGCAGATAACTGTTATCGGATGGTTGCCGCCCTTCTATGGCCATCTGCAGCAGCTGCACCAGTGAGAGCGGATGGAAAAGAGTGCCAAATGGATTTACCAGCACCTTAAATTTAGATTCCTGCAAACGCTCCCCCATTACTGCAGCAAAGCAGGAACCTATGCAGAGCAGGGGCTTTTGGAGCCGGAGCCTGAATGGAGGAGTGCCGGGTTGAAGTTCTGTACGGAAGTGCATGCTTCTAAATACGAATTTATACTGTCATTTAGAAATCTGTTGTATAAACCACTTAATTACAGGACCAGGGAATTGGGTATACAGACTTGTAAAATGATCTGGGGCTGGTTGATATTATTAGACAGGGGGAGATTGATTAGCCGATGGGAAGCGGGCGGGGGAGGGCATAAAAAAAGGCGCTCCATTGGGGCGCCTTTTATATTATAGCAACATCTAACTTATTCAGCAACAACTGAAAAGTTTATTGTTTTCTTCACTTCTTTGTGCAGGTCGATTTCTGCAGTGTAATCTCCAAGGCTTTTTACATCGCCATTGATAGAGATTTGCTTGCGGTCAACATCGTGTCCTTTTGCTTTCAGGGCTTCGGCAATCTGGTTTGTGGTTACAGCACCAAAGATTTTGCCGCTTTCGCCAGCTTTAGCAGGGATGGTGAGCTTGGTTTCGCCAATAGCGTTTGCCAGGTTCTCAGCATCGGTTTTAACTTTTTCAGCTTTGTGAGCTACCTGCTTCAGGGTTTCGTCACGCTGCTTTACTGCCCCGCTGGTAGCCATAATGGCGTAACCTTCAGGAATCAGGTAATTGCGCGCATAGCCAGGCTTAACATTCACAAGATCGTTGCGATAGCCCAGGCCTTTGATATCTTTTTTCAGAATGATTTCCATTGCTTTACTGATTGTTGGTTTTTGGCATTAGCCACAAACAACTTTTTTATTTAAGCGAATCTGTTACGTAAGGCATCAGCGCCAGGTGACGGGCACGCTTAACAGCTGTAGCAACTTTTTTCTGGAACTTCTCGCTGGTACCAGTGATACGGCTTGGCAGCAGTTTGCCCTGCTCGTTCACAAATTTGGTCAGGAAGTTTGCATCTTTATAGTCAATGTATTTGATGCCATGGCGCTTAAAACGGCAATATTTTTTGCGGTTTTCGTTGCGTTGTATGGGTTCGTTCTGTAGTGTCATTACGCTTGTGCCTCCTTAGGTTCTTTTTTGTTGAAATCGCCTTTTCTTCTTCTTTCGTTGAACTCAACGCCGTGCTTGTCGAGGGCTACAGTTAGGAAACGCAGGATTGCCTCATCACGGCGATACTCTGTTTCCAGGCTGCTTACTACGCTTGTAGGAGCATTGAATTGGAAAAGAACATAAAAACCAGTGTTTTTGTGCTGTATTGGATACGCAAGCTTGCGTAGTCCCCAAAGCTCTTCGGTCACAATTTCGGCACCATTATCAGTTAGTACCTTTCCGAACTTTTCGACAGCATCCTTTACCTGAGTTTCAGATAAAACGGGATTTAAGATGAATACCGTCTCGTACTGTTTGTACATGATAGTTGAAAATTTAATGAGGTGCAAAATTAAAGAATTTTTTGCATACTTCAAGGGATGTGCAATAAAAAAGCTCCGCAAAGTGCGGAGCTTTAGATAATTTTATTAAGCGGGCTTGCTTATTTTACCCTGAATTTTTCCTGTCCGATCAGGAAACCATCTGCATAAAGCTCTACATTATACACGCCATCTTCAAAATCGCTGCCTTTGTCGTACATATAGGTCAGCTGCTGGCGGGTGTTGTCGAACAGTATGTTTTGCTGTGCTGTGTAAAACTCTTCACGTCCGTCAATCATCATAGTGCCTGACCCTGTGGCTACGTCAAATAATACGTTTCCGTTTGGATCGATCACCCTCAGCAGAATGTCTTTGCTCTCGATAGGCGCAACAGGGTTGTCGGCCAGATTAAAGGTTACTTTCAGCTTATCGATCTGGCCATCGCGGAACTCACCTTCGCGTTCTTTGCCACGCTTGTTTACAGCAGCTACTTTAATGTTCTCTGCCTTTAGGCGAGAGGCAATGGCTACTTTTTTGCTAAGCTCCTGGCGGTTCTGATTAATGGTTCTTACAGAATCAGAAAGCCTGTTCTGTGTGGTTTTCAGCGTTGTGTTCTCGGCGTACAGCGAATCGCTTAGGGTTTTGAGGCGGGTAATTTCCACGTCTTTTTCACGCAGCAGCGTTTCGTATCCCTTTACTTTTGCATTTACCTCGTTCAGGCGGCGGCGTGCAATCTCGCCAGAGCGCTGCAGCTGTTGCTTTTCAGCTTCCAGTTCTGCCTTTGCTTTTTCCAGCTCTTCAACATTACCGCCAAGTCTTTCGATTTCAGCGATGCGCGTATCAAGCTCGGCAGTCATGTCATTGAGCCTTCTGTAAGTGTCAGCCAGTTCAGTGTCTTTGTTTGCTATTTCAGCCCGCATTTCCTCCTTTTCGCGGTAGTCCATGTAATAAACTACTCCATTAATGATCAGGAGAAGGGCTATAATGGCAATAATAAGCGTTTTGGTATTTTTACCTGAGCTTTTACCTGTGTTCTCGGCCATACGTATTTAGGAATTAATTTGCTTAAGAATGAGAAATAGAAAGATTTATTGTTTTGTTGCCCACTAAATATTTCTAATCACAAATATCAAAAAAAAATTCGCTTCCATGTCAGATTTTAACGAAAAATACTGGACTGACCGTTACCTCCGGGGACAAACGCAGTGGGATGCCGGTAATATCACTACTCCACTCAAAGAATATTTTGATAAACTGCACGATCAGGATATGAAAATACTCATTCCGGGAGGTGGAAACGGCTACGAAGCAGCCTACCTCCATGAGCTGGGTTTCCGCCAGGTGTACCTGCTAGATCTTTCGCCCCTACCTTTAGATTCATTCAGGAGCCGGAATCCTGATTTCCCGGAGGATCATTTACTGCTGCAGGATTATTTTAAACTGGTAGATACCTTTGACCTGATTGTGGAGCAGACTTTCTTCTGTGCCCTGCATCCGTCGCAAAGAGGGGCTTACGCCCAAAAGGCAAATGAGCTTTTGAAAGAAGGAGGCCATCTGGTAGGGGTGTTGTTTGATGCGCCATTGAATAAAGATTTCCCTCCTTTTGGAGGCACCTCAGAAGAATATCAAAAATATTTTGAGCCCCTTTTCACCATCCATAAGCTGGAGCCCTGCTACAACTCTATTAAACCCAGGGCCGGCCGGGAAGTATGGATCGATGTGGAGAAAAGGGCTTAATACTCCAGTACATAATGCTGCTTTTGCATGCCAGGGCGGAAAAAGAGCATGCCGGCTTCGTAGAGATCCAGGCTTAGGCTAACAGCCTGGTGCTGACAAAGCACTGACCAGGCCTGCTGCATAGGTTCAGACCAATGGATATCATCCACCACCACTACCGAATTTCTATGGAGGCAGGGGAGTATCCACTCAAAATAGCGAATGGTAGCTTCGTAGGTGTGGTTGGCATCCAGGTAGGCAAGGTCTATGCGGCTTAATTCTTTGTTGAGCAGCTTAGGCAGGGTGCTATCAATGTTCCCTACATGAAGGGCTATGTTGCTAAGGTTTTGCTCCTGAAAGTTTTGGACTGCGAGGG of the Flammeovirgaceae bacterium 311 genome contains:
- a CDS encoding GSCFA domain-containing protein; protein product: MGERLQESKFKVLVNPFGTLFHPLSLVQLLQMAIEGRQPSDNSYLQYQEHWLNYLLHSSFNAPSKEALQERLHQSLLQVKQYLQQGQALVLTLGTSFIYELPAAQLSVANCHKQPQKLFNKRLVPIEENLQALENLWQQLRQLNPELKLVLTLSPVRHLKDSLELNAVSKAMLRVLCHQLKEKYPQEVYYFPSYELLMDDLRDYRFYNPDLLHPTPAAEQYVWEKFAATLLDEEALAFLKEWEPLKQSLAHRPFNPTSLAHQQFLQKTLQKLQALSGRVDVGDEIKKLREQLQP
- a CDS encoding 50S ribosomal protein L9p (COG0359 Ribosomal protein L9), with product MEIILKKDIKGLGYRNDLVNVKPGYARNYLIPEGYAIMATSGAVKQRDETLKQVAHKAEKVKTDAENLANAIGETKLTIPAKAGESGKIFGAVTTNQIAEALKAKGHDVDRKQISINGDVKSLGDYTAEIDLHKEVKKTINFSVVAE
- the rpsR gene encoding 30S ribosomal protein S18 (COG0238 Ribosomal protein S18) translates to MTLQNEPIQRNENRKKYCRFKRHGIKYIDYKDANFLTKFVNEQGKLLPSRITGTSEKFQKKVATAVKRARHLALMPYVTDSLK
- the rpsF gene encoding 30S ribosomal protein S6 (COG0360 Ribosomal protein S6) translates to MRSFFIAHPLKYAKNSLILHLIKFSTIMYKQYETVFILNPVLSETQVKDAVEKFGKVLTDNGAEIVTEELWGLRKLAYPIQHKNTGFYVLFQFNAPTSVVSSLETEYRRDEAILRFLTVALDKHGVEFNERRRKGDFNKKEPKEAQA
- a CDS encoding thiopurine S-methyltransferase (COG0500 SAM-dependent methyltransferases), whose product is MSDFNEKYWTDRYLRGQTQWDAGNITTPLKEYFDKLHDQDMKILIPGGGNGYEAAYLHELGFRQVYLLDLSPLPLDSFRSRNPDFPEDHLLLQDYFKLVDTFDLIVEQTFFCALHPSQRGAYAQKANELLKEGGHLVGVLFDAPLNKDFPPFGGTSEEYQKYFEPLFTIHKLEPCYNSIKPRAGREVWIDVEKRA